CATTGTCGACGCCTTTCTTGTAGCGGAAGGAGAACTGTAGACCCACCAGCTTGGACATGGCTTTCCGCTGGAGGTCCGTAGCCAGCTGCTGATCTGTAAGCGCACACAAGCTCTTGTGGTGGGTGACGATCTCGAACGGAGCGCGCTGCAAGTACGGCCGCCACTTGTCGATCGCCATCATCACCGCCAAGAACTCCTTTTCGTAGGTGGACAGCTTTTGATTCTTGATGCCCAATGCCTTGCTGAGGTATGCGACGGGGTGGCTGTTCTGTGTGAGCACTGCCCCCACGCCGGTGCCGCACGCATCGGTCTCGACCGCGAACGGCTTAGCGAAGTCGGGGAGTGCCAGCACGGGCGTGCTCACCATGGCTTGCTTCAGCAGCTCGAATGCTTGTTGCGCCTTGTCATTCCAGGCGAAACCTTTCTTCGTCAGGAGCTGGGTCAGCGGCTTCGCGATGATCCTGTAGTGGGGGACAAATTTGCGGTAGTAGCCGGTCAGGCCGAGGAAGCCGCGGAGCTCGGTGGCCGTCGTGGGCACGGGCCAGGCCTGCATGGCGCTGGTCTTGGTCGTGTCGGTGGCGACCCCGTCCTTGGAGATCACGTGCCCCAAGTACTCGATGCTGGTTTGCGCGAACGAGCACTTGGATTCCTTGGCGAAAAGCTGGTGTTCGCGGAGCAGTTGCAACATGAGCCGCAGGTGCTCCTCATGTTCCTGCAAGTCAGTGCTGAAGACAAGAATATCATCAAGAAATATGATGATAAACTTACGAACGTATCGCCCGAAGACAGTGTTCATGACGCACTGAAAAGTTGCAGGGGCGTTGCACAGACCAAATGGCATCACTCTGAAGTGGTAGTGCCCGTGGTGAGTTTTGAAAgcggtcttctcttcatcctcctCGCGCATACGGATCTGATGATATCCAGCActtagatcgatcttggagaaatAGGTGGCACCGGCCAGTTCGTCCAGCAGCTCGTCCACGACCAGCAGAGGAAATTTGTTTTTGACAGTTGCAGTATTCAGTCGTCTGAAATCAACACAAAATCTCCAGCTACCGTCTTTTTTCTTTACCAACAGAACCGGTGCAGCGTAGGGGCTCATGCTGTGCGCAATGACGCCAGTTTTTTGCATGTCTTGCACCTACTTCTCAATCTCGTCCTTCTGAGCAGGTGAGTAGCGATATGGCTTGGTATTGATAGGAACAGTGCCTGGTTCAAGGTGAATACCATGGTCATACTGTCGACGAGGCGGTAACGTGGTGGGTTCGGCGAACACATCCTTGTATTCGGACAGCACTTTCTGAATATTTGGTGGAATTGGTTCGGGGACTGCTTTATCTGCCCGCTCAACTGTAACCAGGGCTGCAGTCCAGATGTCGTTGGCCACTTCCATGCGACGAAGTTCATATGCATCCAATTCTGTGATTGGTGGAAGATCTGAGGTTCTAACGCCCTGAAGGTGTACTGTCTTCCCTTCAGTTTGGGACGTGATCGTCTTCAGTTGCCAATGGCAATTCATGGGACTGTGTGAGGCCAACCAATCCATACCGAGGACTCCATCGTCTGCTCCCAGTGGCAGTACTCTGAAATCCGTGTGAAACGTGTGTCCAGGTACCTGCCATCCCAGTTGCCGAACGATCTTGTTGCAGTGTAGCCGGTGCCCATTTGCCACTCGAACTGACACTGGTGGTAAGGCCTCTGTTTTTGCTGACACGCGCTGCACAAAGGAATCGCTGATGAAACTATGTGAGCTACCCGGATCCACTAACAACAGCATGTACTGATCTCCCACTTGTGCGCGCAGGCGAATGGTAGATGGGGCTTCTTCTCCTGAAACTGCATGTTGCGAAATTGCACAGCATTCAGGCTCGTGGGTGACAGGCGGGTCCAAGAGTTGCAGAGCATGCACTGTGTCGTCCGATAGAATCTCTCCAAAATCCCCTACTTCGATCATCAGTATTTGACCAGTGCGCTTGCATTGATGCTCGCGTGAATACTTGTCTCCACAGCGGAAACAGAGACCATTGGCTCTTCTGAATTCTTTGAGTTGCCGTTCTCGAGCGTACTCGTCGCCTCCTGGACGAGGAGCGGCTGCGCGAGCCTGTGTAGCTGCTGCAGGTGCTGCTGGAGGTGGTCGCCCCACAGGAACGATGCGGCTGTGTGGTGCTCTTTGTTTTTCCAGCTCTTCCTCTTGAATGCATGAAAACACAGCAGATCGGGTAATGCTGGTTGGGGCTTGTAACCTGACGCCCAACCGCAGTTCATCCTTCAGTCCCAACAGAAACTGAGATATGAAGAATTGGGTGCTCAGTGTTGGATCCAAGGAAAGCAGATGATAAATTGAGGTTTCGAACTGCTGACGGTACTCCTGAACACTGCCAGTCTGACGCAGTTGAACGAGGTGATGCATCTGTGCCTCAAACTCTTCGGGGCCAAATTCTGCTTCGACAGCGGTTCTGAATGCTGCCCATGACATAGCGGCGTGTCTGGGCCGAGGGTTTGGACGGCGCCGTGGTCGTGCTCCGAATCGAGGCGAACCCCGAGTAGGATTTGTAGCGAGCTCGCCGGGGCGGCTCGCACCTAGCTCGGTGGATGTTACCACTCGATCTGGAGGATTAGCGAGCAGCGGCGGCCGATCGGAGAAAAATTTCTGATGGATTTGTGGAGGCTCTGAGTACCACTGTAATGCCCAGGCGGATCCCGATCTAGAATTGGGGATGAGGGAGGAGAGAGAGTAGAGTAGGTGAGAGGCTTGGAGAAGGGGAAAGGAAGACTTGATCAACACTCGCTGCCTCTTTCGTCTTGTGAGCCGTACATATGTAGCTGCCCCACTGGGCCACCCTTACAAGGCCGCAGCCCAatcacaaacacacacacacactcgaccCAAGCCCAACAGTGGGTTGCAGGTTTAGATAACTGAACTGCACTTGGTTAGTCCGCTGCAGGTGCATTAGCATCATCTGCAGGCGTGACATTCTTCTCATGTTAGTGGGACTGTGGGGAATCATGTGGCCGTTGAATGTCGCTGGTTGCTGGGGAGAGAACACTTTCGCCTTCATATCTTTGCTCTGCTCCTGCTTTAGCTTTCCCTCCCTTTAGCTTTTGGTTCGGCTGTTTTCTCCATTTTCTTCTTTCTCTGCTCTCCGCTGCTATGACAGTCTCTCCTTCCTCACCGGTGTTTCGCTAGGCGCGCCGTTGTTTCTTTAGGCTCTACTGCGATGGCGCTGCTACACTGATTCAATTCATGTGGTTGAGCCGTTGAGATCGGATCCTTTTCCACTTCCTCATTGTCTTCTTCGTCGTGTTCTTCCTTTGCCTTGCTAACTATGTTTTGCTCGTCCACAGGTTTACTTTGTTGCTCTTCTAATATGCGTTGCCATTTCTGCGGTTCCTACGTTTTACGTTCAGGTGTGCTGCATGTTCCCATGCTTGCCTTCAAGATGTTCGATAAAATCCATATGTAGTCAGAATCTCTTTGTCTTTTGGTTTATATTGTTGCTGCTAGGAACTGGTCGTTTTGTTCTTACTGCTGCTAGGAATTTATAACTTTATATGAGGATCATCGTTGCCCTGCTTGAATAGCAGGTCGTATTGGGTTGTTGTCATGCCATTCGTTTGTGGCTGCGTGCTCTGGACTTCTGTTGTTGCTCTCATGTGTTCGAATGTCTAGCTTTGGTCATATGGTGTGCACTCTGTATAGATAATCAAATCAAAGGTTGCTAGGAATTTTGAAAGGCTCCTACGTTTGTGCTGCTTATATAAGCAGCTAATATGACTAAAGTTGAAGTTTGAAAGGCCCCCCAGATTTGTGATACATGCACCACATGGATGAATTAATTTTTTTAGTTCCTGTGTGTTTTATCTGTCCCTGGATTATTCTATGTCATCTCGCAATTTATTCTCTAATCAGAATTTTAAAATGTTAACCGTTTCATTATTTGTTTCTTTCTTGGTCAATGCATAATATGCAAACTTGAGGGATTACACTAGGTGTGCATGCAAGACCTGATAGTAGTAAACTGTTTAGTGGAATGCATGTGCCCTGATTtattgttttgttttgttttgcaaGGTACACGATCTTGGAGGTTGCTGCTTCTTTGTTCTGTTCATCGGGATTTCTGCTTCTTTGTTCTGTTGATGAAGGTTTCTCCCTTCCCTTATTTTATAGCTGTTGCATTTGTTTTGTGATCTATTTACTGTTATTATTCTTGGCAAAGCTTTTAGTCCATCTATGTTTTTAGTTTGAGTCTCGGAGGAACGTCTACACCTACCTGTCCATCAGATTTTATACATGTTAGGTTGCCCTGAAGCCAAAACAATTGGTGCATTGCAAGTTAGTTGTTAccaacttctaaaaaacaaaaataaGTTCTCCTATTTTTTGGAGAACCTTAGTGTAGAGGCAGTGCCTCTAACCACATCTGGTATTCATGGATAGCTACATGTTAAGGTAAATATGCATGTACATaaagtatttttggtttatatAATTTTGTAGTTACAAATGTGCATCTTAATTCATCATTGTAGTAGTGTGTGCAGTTctgagaaagaaaagaaaaggaataaGTTGCGGAAGGTTTTGTGCAAACTTTTTTCCCTAGCTTATGAAGATTTTGGTCTTCTGATTTTGATTGCATGATTTATGGTTAATACATGCTTTTGATAATTTATTTCTTTATTAGTTGATCATGTCCTATTAGATGTGTTCAGTACGTCTCTTGGTTAGTTTCCTAAGTCTACTATCAATGATACGTATTTTGGTGCTAATTTGAGAAGTGGTGTTTTATCTATGACGTGCACCTTGCCTTCATTTTTTAAGTTTGCATATTCTACGTGTGAGTTGTTTACATTTTCCATATGTGTGTCCGTGCTCATGGTGCTGCCTACATGTGATGGCATTTGATTTCACTTTGATTATATTTCCCAGCATATCCTTTATTAGGTAGAGCTACTGGTGAATCTGGATGTTGTGGACAATGTTGGATTTCAACCCCATCATGTAATTACTAGGTATGGAGGCAACGGTTCTATTTGGTTTTACTTTGATTCTAGCAGGAGTGTATATCAACCCGTGAACTCTAAAGCCTCAAGCGCCAATTGGCTATGAAACATACCCAACAATCCTTGACAGGGGGTGACTTCAGCATGGGCACATCAGGAAATTTGCAGG
This genomic window from Aegilops tauschii subsp. strangulata cultivar AL8/78 chromosome 4, Aet v6.0, whole genome shotgun sequence contains:
- the LOC141021899 gene encoding uncharacterized protein: MIEVGDFGEILSDDTVHALQLLDPPVTHEPECCAISQHAVSGEEAPSTIRLRAQVGDQYMLLLVDPGSSHSFISDSFVQRVSAKTEALPPVSVRVANGHRLHCNKIVRQLGWQVPGHTFHTDFRVLPLGADDGVLGMDWLASHSPMNCHWQLKTITSQTEGKTVHLQGVRTSDLPPITELDAYELRRMEVANDIWTAALVTVERADKAVPEPIPPNIQKVLSEYKDVFAEPTTLPPRRQYDHGIHLEPGTVPINTKPYRYSPAQKDEIEK